From one Gracilibacillus salinarum genomic stretch:
- the radC gene encoding RadC family protein: MKEVPKEDRPRERLLTFGPGHLSNQELLAILLGSGTRSENVHQLAETVLCHFEGLKMLKDVTIEELIQIKGIGQAKGVQILAAVEFGKRIQQFKEKEKYTIRSPEDGANYLMEEMSGLKQEHFVSMFLDTKNQIIHRQTIFIGSLNASIVHPREVYREAVKRSAASIICAHNHPSGDPSPSQEDIHVTKRLSESGKMIGIELLDHLIIGDHKFISLKEKGYL; encoded by the coding sequence ATGAAAGAAGTACCAAAGGAAGATCGTCCAAGGGAACGGTTGCTTACATTCGGACCAGGACATTTATCCAATCAGGAGTTATTGGCAATTTTGCTCGGATCTGGCACAAGGAGTGAAAATGTACACCAGCTGGCAGAAACGGTTCTTTGTCATTTTGAGGGCTTGAAAATGCTCAAAGACGTTACTATTGAAGAATTGATTCAAATCAAAGGAATTGGCCAGGCGAAAGGTGTACAGATATTAGCTGCCGTTGAATTTGGCAAGCGAATACAACAGTTTAAGGAGAAAGAGAAATATACGATACGAAGTCCTGAGGATGGTGCCAATTACTTAATGGAAGAAATGAGCGGCTTAAAACAAGAGCATTTTGTATCCATGTTTCTTGATACAAAGAACCAGATTATTCATCGGCAAACTATTTTTATTGGCAGTTTGAATGCTTCTATTGTCCACCCTCGCGAAGTATATCGGGAAGCGGTCAAACGGTCAGCAGCTTCCATTATTTGCGCCCATAATCATCCTTCCGGAGACCCTTCACCATCCCAAGAAGATATCCATGTAACAAAACGGTTGTCAGAAAGTGGCAAAATGATTGGAATCGAACTTTTGGACCATCTTATAATTGGAGATCATAAATTTATCTCTTTAAAAGAAAAAGGGTACTTATAA
- a CDS encoding SPOR domain-containing protein: MDNKKAITIQINRNQHDAPSQRDAQVHNASNQSSLEDYIRENHHPMDDDHVFQRQYTPDPGSFKKKPSQSFWKKYKSLWLSALTAIIIGSFLGFIMLKMFVDLDPEEMATNQNSTNGAVQTTGSTSEENSGGATGGDALELKSYPLFVIQAGVYSNQAAAEELITGLEQENVAAMIWQRDDQYHVFVGAETSHDASKQFASSSINTTYEIYAGKEWTTNTETASVSAEEKAWLTDLGSMIDQQLADGLDPSSITEWLQAKPENMSEKVQVVATAADEFANASDEQAKQVALLSIIESYEKLATN, translated from the coding sequence ATGGATAACAAAAAAGCTATTACTATTCAAATTAATCGCAATCAACATGACGCTCCCAGTCAAAGAGATGCACAGGTGCATAATGCTAGTAATCAGTCTTCTTTAGAAGATTATATAAGAGAAAATCATCACCCAATGGATGATGATCATGTATTTCAACGCCAATATACACCTGACCCCGGTTCATTTAAGAAAAAGCCATCACAATCCTTCTGGAAAAAATACAAATCCTTATGGTTATCGGCACTTACTGCCATAATCATTGGTTCATTTCTAGGATTTATTATGCTAAAAATGTTTGTAGATCTTGATCCAGAGGAAATGGCGACAAATCAGAATAGTACGAATGGCGCTGTGCAAACAACTGGCAGTACAAGTGAAGAGAATAGTGGAGGGGCAACAGGTGGAGATGCCCTTGAACTAAAATCTTATCCGTTATTTGTCATTCAGGCAGGTGTCTATTCAAATCAGGCTGCTGCGGAAGAGTTGATCACAGGATTAGAACAAGAGAATGTCGCAGCGATGATTTGGCAGCGTGATGATCAGTATCATGTCTTTGTTGGCGCAGAGACATCACATGATGCTTCTAAACAATTTGCCTCTAGTTCAATTAATACGACCTATGAAATATATGCTGGAAAAGAATGGACGACGAATACGGAAACGGCGTCTGTATCTGCTGAAGAAAAAGCTTGGTTAACTGATTTGGGAAGTATGATCGATCAACAACTCGCTGATGGACTGGATCCGTCCAGTATTACCGAATGGTTGCAGGCAAAGCCGGAGAATATGTCTGAAAAAGTGCAAGTAGTTGCTACAGCAGCCGATGAATTTGCAAATGCTTCAGACGAACAGGCAAAACAAGTGGCATTACTATCCATCATAGAAAGCTATGAAAAGCTCGCAACTAACTAA
- the pilO gene encoding type 4a pilus biogenesis protein PilO, whose amino-acid sequence MTVKWTRASIFWLLLVLLLIVGAYLLGRIYFLDPVKADHQKISMDLQTQELYLANADTWEETVGNMSPELLEKLPVHKQNDAIIQLLDQAKKASQLSISSVQVEENTSEIEDVQSLIYLIEGQAPAYDNFHQFLTKLNENSRVIDIRQINFDRTDDEHAIDFTIQFHTFFTPDLQGLEAN is encoded by the coding sequence ATGACCGTTAAGTGGACGCGTGCCAGCATTTTTTGGTTACTCCTTGTGCTCTTATTGATAGTAGGTGCTTATTTGTTGGGGAGAATTTATTTTCTTGATCCAGTAAAAGCCGATCATCAAAAAATCTCTATGGACTTGCAAACACAGGAACTTTATCTAGCCAATGCGGATACATGGGAAGAAACGGTTGGGAATATGTCGCCCGAACTGCTGGAAAAGCTTCCGGTTCACAAACAAAATGATGCTATTATTCAATTGTTGGATCAAGCAAAAAAGGCAAGTCAGCTTTCTATCAGCAGCGTACAAGTGGAAGAGAACACTTCAGAAATAGAAGATGTCCAGAGTCTCATCTATTTGATAGAAGGTCAAGCTCCGGCATATGATAACTTTCACCAATTTCTAACAAAATTAAATGAAAATAGCAGGGTGATAGATATTCGTCAAATTAATTTTGATCGAACGGATGATGAGCATGCAATCGACTTTACCATACAATTTCATACCTTTTTTACTCCTGATTTACAAGGGTTAGAAGCGAATTAA
- the pilM gene encoding type IV pilus biogenesis protein PilM, with product MLQKKHVHLVFYDRYFRYLVSRRNRLDDIIDYGEVLIKEGLIEDGKLVDEKGFQNYLEKIVKQKKWKHAHVSLSVSDAFVSIRRHQVPNGLKKEEINAVLHREAQEVLRLPFQQPIITFDIIRNYETTVELLVFAYPKDVLQAFLNVFAAIHLKPIIADISSLALWRLYQEVLPDTNYEQDTLLMQWTKTGLVLAAFENGLLVFSRHVQLPVENRLWSWSFEREQLKWTGDEEELQALIDTHLVTMERFNDFYRYSVQKGNKGIEKIVLAGDFPYMDQARTALTSFSSLPVDALQNYLPGTIPRGSSDLAGLVIRGNSK from the coding sequence ATGTTACAGAAAAAACATGTGCATCTCGTATTTTACGATCGCTACTTTCGATATCTAGTTTCGAGAAGAAATCGTCTCGATGATATTATCGATTATGGAGAAGTTTTAATAAAAGAAGGTTTAATAGAAGATGGGAAATTGGTAGATGAAAAAGGTTTCCAAAATTATCTTGAGAAAATCGTCAAACAAAAGAAATGGAAGCATGCCCATGTTTCCTTATCAGTTTCAGATGCCTTCGTGTCGATTCGAAGGCATCAAGTGCCAAATGGTTTGAAAAAAGAAGAAATAAACGCTGTATTACATAGGGAGGCCCAAGAGGTACTCCGCTTGCCATTTCAACAGCCGATTATTACGTTTGACATTATTCGGAATTACGAAACAACAGTAGAACTTCTCGTTTTCGCTTATCCAAAAGATGTATTGCAAGCATTTCTAAACGTTTTTGCTGCCATTCATTTGAAACCAATTATAGCCGATATTTCTTCGTTAGCACTTTGGCGACTCTATCAAGAGGTTTTGCCTGATACGAATTATGAGCAAGATACCTTGTTGATGCAATGGACGAAAACAGGACTAGTTTTGGCAGCATTTGAAAATGGGTTGCTTGTCTTTTCGAGACATGTTCAATTACCAGTGGAAAATCGTTTGTGGTCCTGGAGTTTTGAACGGGAACAGCTAAAGTGGACCGGTGACGAAGAGGAATTGCAGGCATTGATTGATACACACCTTGTCACGATGGAGCGGTTTAATGATTTTTACCGCTATTCTGTCCAAAAGGGAAATAAAGGAATCGAAAAAATTGTGCTGGCAGGAGATTTTCCGTATATGGATCAGGCTCGAACTGCGTTAACTTCTTTTTCGTCATTGCCGGTTGACGCATTGCAGAATTACTTACCAGGAACTATTCCAAGAGGATCTAGTGATCTAGCTGGATTGGTGATTAGAGGGAATTCGAAGTGA